In the Flavisolibacter tropicus genome, one interval contains:
- a CDS encoding type 1 glutamine amidotransferase domain-containing protein has translation MKVLIVLTSHSELGNTGKKTGFWTEEFAAPYYVLRDAGVDITLASPKGGQPPIDPKSSEPGAQTEATKRFDKDEALQKQLANTKKLSEVNAADFDAVFYPGGHGPLWDLSSDPDSIKLIETFWASKKPVAAVCHAPAVLLNVKDANGEPLVKGKQVTGFTNTEEEAVGLTSVVPFLLEDELKKKGGIYSKKDDWAAYVVKEGLLITGQNPASSEEAAHQLLQLLETVSA, from the coding sequence ATGAAAGTATTGATTGTATTAACCTCGCACAGCGAGCTGGGCAACACCGGTAAAAAGACTGGTTTCTGGACGGAGGAATTTGCTGCACCATATTATGTACTGCGTGATGCGGGTGTAGATATTACGCTGGCATCACCCAAGGGTGGGCAGCCGCCTATTGATCCCAAAAGTTCAGAACCTGGTGCGCAAACCGAAGCCACTAAACGTTTTGATAAAGACGAGGCCTTACAAAAGCAATTGGCCAACACCAAAAAACTAAGTGAAGTAAACGCTGCTGATTTTGATGCGGTATTCTATCCCGGTGGCCATGGTCCTTTGTGGGATCTTTCTTCCGATCCGGACTCCATAAAGCTGATTGAAACATTCTGGGCGTCAAAAAAGCCAGTGGCTGCTGTATGTCATGCACCAGCTGTGCTGCTTAATGTCAAAGACGCCAATGGTGAGCCCCTGGTGAAAGGAAAACAGGTTACAGGTTTTACCAATACGGAAGAAGAAGCGGTAGGACTAACCAGTGTAGTGCCTTTTTTGCTAGAAGACGAGCTGAAAAAGAAAGGGGGTATTTACTCCAAAAAAGACGACTGGGCTGCTTACGTAGTAAAAGAAGGGCTGCTGATAACCGGTCAAAATCCAGCTTCCTCCGAAGAAGCGGCACATCAGCTATTACAGTTATTGGAGACTGTGTCGGCCTAA
- a CDS encoding helix-turn-helix domain-containing protein, protein MTYERFGCATQLSPFIECYFVWDSKTALEQELVVESPPNSFCSIVFNYGDPYRLQNIKYAQLAVPRHFIAGQSIYSYKLFLQGRIGITGIVLKPAALATLFHLPAYAFTEERVDLFNVFSHQLLQPYIQQIEEAANPIEKVKALEAFLLHQVQTQSPSPDFIDIAANQIVESNGMISITQLVQNSCMSRRTFERRFFQKVGLSPKYYARIRRIAHLCNLIAGKQKVNWQELFYGCEYYDQAHFIKDFEEFTGRSPQQYLQENTELAQYVKKPQQQQL, encoded by the coding sequence ATGACTTATGAAAGGTTTGGCTGCGCTACTCAGCTTTCCCCTTTTATAGAATGCTACTTTGTATGGGATTCAAAAACAGCCTTGGAACAAGAGCTTGTTGTAGAATCGCCACCGAATAGTTTTTGCTCCATTGTATTTAATTACGGAGATCCCTACCGGCTACAAAACATCAAATATGCGCAACTAGCCGTTCCTCGCCATTTCATTGCCGGCCAGTCTATCTACAGCTACAAACTATTTCTGCAGGGGCGTATCGGCATTACCGGCATTGTACTGAAGCCAGCGGCCCTGGCCACACTGTTTCACTTACCAGCCTACGCGTTTACGGAAGAACGGGTGGACCTGTTCAACGTTTTTTCCCATCAACTACTGCAGCCCTATATTCAACAAATAGAGGAAGCCGCCAACCCCATTGAAAAGGTAAAGGCGTTGGAAGCTTTTCTCCTGCACCAGGTACAAACCCAATCGCCCTCGCCCGACTTTATAGATATAGCAGCCAACCAGATTGTGGAGAGCAATGGCATGATCTCTATTACACAACTGGTGCAAAACAGCTGTATGTCGCGACGCACTTTTGAACGCCGCTTTTTTCAAAAGGTAGGCTTGAGTCCGAAGTACTATGCCCGTATCCGACGCATTGCACACCTGTGTAACCTTATAGCCGGAAAACAAAAAGTAAACTGGCAGGAACTCTTTTACGGGTGCGAGTATTACGACCAGGCCCATTTTATCAAAGACTTTGAAGAGTTTACCGGACGCTCCCCACAACAATACCTGCAAGAGAATACGGAACTGGCCCAATACGTGAAAAAGCCCCAGCAACAGCAACTATAG
- a CDS encoding YqgE/AlgH family protein translates to MELQAGLFLKSTDALNDTVFFEATILITESNAKGALGFVLNKPFGRSLNELEEFKYSLAVPLYEGGPVDQEHLFFIHQRPDLIEEGARVGNGIYYGGNFQQAVAGINDKSLTSNDIKIFVGYCGWDAGELEAEIEEGSWVIVEGNHEMVFG, encoded by the coding sequence ATGGAATTACAAGCCGGCCTTTTTCTAAAAAGCACTGATGCCTTAAATGACACGGTGTTTTTTGAGGCAACTATTCTTATTACTGAATCTAATGCTAAAGGGGCGCTGGGTTTTGTACTCAACAAACCCTTTGGTCGTTCGCTTAATGAGCTGGAAGAATTTAAGTATAGCCTTGCTGTTCCTTTATACGAAGGTGGCCCTGTAGACCAGGAGCACTTGTTCTTTATACACCAGCGGCCTGACTTGATTGAAGAAGGAGCCCGAGTGGGCAATGGCATTTATTATGGCGGTAATTTTCAACAAGCCGTTGCAGGCATCAATGATAAAAGTCTTACCTCAAATGATATCAAGATCTTTGTGGGCTATTGTGGCTGGGATGCCGGCGAGCTGGAAGCAGAGATTGAAGAAGGTAGCTGGGTGATCGTTGAAGGTAATCATGAAATGGTCTTTGGCTGA
- a CDS encoding heparin lyase I family protein: MVFVFTAALIQQVHIEKSGQPIKLASIIIHLKNNLKTMKNKSIKLSLMIPYLSVILLATACKKDDLSAENNSVATASTSSETLALDAPTATTTTTTSSTTSSTTRYEAENYASMSGVGLDACSEGGKNVGSIQAGDWMKYTVNAPAAGSYKLNFRVAGPGGQFQVRNAAGTVLATVTAPKTTSYQTYTTVSVNANLASGSQTIQLYAATGGYNINWFEVVGGTTSTSGTGSATAPTTPTAPTTPTAPTGSTGALGSTTIGSNTLFRETFEGTSPWSGFGQEWYTSYAFTTATTPALQGSKVGRFELRDTDPNYRSEVRFPSSYNGKDRWVSFSVYWPSSGMKDDSKPELFHQAHQTSQTSPPVSLIVKNGHIWAEVNGQVFSGALGSGTSKTMDIGAVPKDQWVRFVIHYKFSYNTDGAWQIWKNGSQVLNYAGKTIYPPAITSNLPTFKLGIYKWVWSGTATSDATLRVMYVDDVRVGNENSSLSTM, from the coding sequence ATGGTATTCGTTTTCACTGCGGCGTTAATTCAACAAGTTCACATTGAAAAAAGCGGTCAGCCAATAAAGTTGGCCTCCATCATCATTCATCTAAAAAACAATCTAAAGACCATGAAAAACAAGAGTATTAAATTATCACTGATGATCCCGTATCTATCGGTGATCCTTTTGGCTACTGCTTGTAAGAAAGACGATCTGTCTGCTGAAAACAATTCAGTGGCAACAGCATCAACTTCTTCTGAAACTTTAGCACTCGATGCACCTACGGCCACAACAACAACCACAACTTCATCTACTACATCTTCAACTACTCGGTATGAAGCGGAGAATTACGCGAGCATGAGCGGAGTAGGACTGGATGCATGTAGCGAAGGTGGAAAGAACGTAGGTTCTATTCAAGCTGGCGACTGGATGAAATACACAGTCAATGCTCCAGCAGCTGGTTCATACAAATTAAACTTCCGCGTGGCGGGTCCTGGTGGACAGTTCCAGGTGCGTAATGCAGCCGGTACTGTACTGGCAACCGTTACAGCTCCTAAGACCACTAGTTACCAGACTTATACAACAGTGAGCGTAAACGCTAATCTTGCTTCCGGTTCACAGACTATTCAATTGTATGCAGCAACCGGTGGTTACAATATCAATTGGTTTGAAGTAGTAGGCGGTACTACCTCTACTTCAGGAACAGGTAGTGCAACAGCACCAACTACGCCAACAGCACCAACTACGCCTACTGCACCAACGGGTTCTACTGGCGCACTGGGTAGTACTACCATCGGCTCTAACACCCTGTTCCGTGAGACTTTTGAAGGTACTTCTCCATGGAGTGGCTTTGGTCAGGAGTGGTATACTTCGTATGCCTTCACAACAGCTACTACACCGGCCCTGCAGGGTTCCAAGGTAGGTCGTTTTGAACTGCGTGATACCGATCCCAACTACCGTTCTGAAGTACGTTTCCCGTCTTCTTATAACGGAAAAGACCGTTGGGTTTCTTTCTCTGTGTATTGGCCATCCAGTGGCATGAAGGACGATTCTAAACCAGAATTGTTCCACCAGGCCCACCAGACGTCCCAGACTTCACCTCCCGTGAGCCTGATCGTAAAAAATGGTCACATCTGGGCCGAGGTTAATGGACAGGTGTTCTCTGGTGCCCTAGGTTCTGGTACCTCGAAGACCATGGACATTGGTGCGGTGCCAAAAGACCAGTGGGTACGTTTTGTCATTCACTATAAGTTTTCTTACAACACGGATGGTGCGTGGCAGATCTGGAAAAATGGTTCCCAGGTGTTGAACTATGCGGGTAAAACCATTTATCCACCAGCGATCACCTCTAACCTGCCAACCTTTAAACTGGGTATCTACAAGTGGGTATGGAGTGGAACTGCAACAAGCGATGCAACGCTTCGTGTAATGTACGTAGATGATGTACGCGTGGGTAATGAAAACAGTTCATTAAGTACAATGTAA
- the dctA gene encoding C4-dicarboxylate transporter DctA, whose protein sequence is MKYLKILYVQVLIGIAAGVLVGWLFPGFSPTAKLISETFINMIRMVIAPVIFFTIVSGIAGAGDMKKVGRVGLRALIYFEVVTTLALIIGLVTANVVKPGHGVAVTHAPNAQVSAISEQASHMNWGEFFAHIVPSNIVDAFAKGDILQILFFSVLFAIGLKWMGESGHSLLVSFEKINKALFNVLKIIMRLSPIGAFGGMAYTIGKFGFATLAVLSKLLLTFYLTGFLFIFVVLHLVCRYYGINLWKLLGYIKEEIFIVLGASSSEAVLPSVMQKLTAAGCEKEVVGLVIPTGYSFNLDGTTIYLSMSVIFLAQVFGIDLSLGQELTVIGILLLTSKGAAGVTGSGFIVLASTLTALKVIPLEGLALLIGVDRFMSEGRAIINFIGNTIATVVIAKMENEIDMDTYKRVVEKKLPIAVKEPVLEE, encoded by the coding sequence ATGAAATATTTGAAGATACTTTATGTACAGGTTCTCATCGGCATTGCGGCCGGTGTGTTGGTAGGTTGGCTTTTCCCCGGCTTTTCCCCTACGGCCAAGTTAATTAGCGAAACCTTTATCAATATGATCCGCATGGTCATTGCGCCGGTGATCTTTTTCACCATCGTATCCGGTATAGCCGGTGCGGGTGATATGAAAAAAGTAGGCCGGGTGGGTTTAAGAGCCCTGATCTATTTTGAGGTGGTTACCACCTTGGCGCTGATCATAGGTTTAGTAACCGCCAACGTGGTAAAGCCAGGCCATGGCGTGGCAGTAACGCATGCACCCAATGCGCAGGTGTCAGCCATTTCCGAGCAAGCCAGCCACATGAACTGGGGCGAGTTCTTCGCGCATATTGTACCTTCTAATATTGTTGACGCCTTTGCAAAAGGCGATATTTTACAGATCCTCTTTTTCAGTGTTTTATTTGCTATTGGTTTAAAGTGGATGGGCGAGTCGGGACATAGCCTGCTGGTTAGCTTTGAAAAGATCAACAAGGCGCTGTTCAATGTACTCAAGATCATAATGAGGCTTAGTCCCATTGGCGCTTTTGGTGGTATGGCCTATACCATTGGAAAGTTTGGCTTTGCCACCCTGGCCGTGTTGAGCAAACTGTTACTAACTTTTTACCTCACCGGCTTCCTTTTCATCTTTGTAGTGCTGCACCTGGTGTGCCGGTATTATGGAATCAATTTATGGAAGCTGTTAGGTTATATTAAAGAGGAGATCTTTATTGTGCTAGGCGCAAGCAGTAGTGAAGCGGTGCTCCCCTCTGTTATGCAAAAGCTTACAGCAGCGGGCTGTGAAAAAGAAGTAGTAGGCTTGGTAATTCCAACCGGCTACAGTTTCAACCTGGACGGTACTACTATTTACCTGAGCATGAGCGTGATCTTCCTGGCACAGGTATTTGGCATTGATCTTTCATTGGGTCAGGAACTCACTGTCATTGGCATTTTACTCTTAACCAGCAAAGGGGCCGCTGGTGTAACAGGCAGTGGCTTTATTGTTTTAGCTTCCACACTAACCGCATTAAAAGTGATCCCGCTGGAGGGTTTGGCCTTACTCATTGGCGTGGACCGCTTTATGAGTGAGGGCCGCGCTATTATCAACTTTATTGGCAATACCATCGCTACCGTTGTAATTGCTAAAATGGAAAATGAAATAGACATGGACACCTATAAAAGAGTAGTGGAAAAAAAATTACCAATAGCGGTCAAAGAACCAGTATTGGAGGAATAA
- a CDS encoding DUF998 domain-containing protein, producing MSSSITTTHQWSQRTRSNNSIQEAVHKGLLLCGLLSSLLYVTMNVFIPMLYAGYNAASQTVSELSAIDAPTRPLWVWLGFVYTFLVAGFGWGVWQSAPRKRPLGKAGILIIAHGIVGLAWPLAPMHQRQVLAAGGGSFTDTLHIVFSMVTVLIMLFTIAFAAASLGNRFRLYSIVTVLLLLITGILTGLDAPRMEAGQPTPLMGVWERISIGAYMLWVMVLAVILLWAERKFRRK from the coding sequence ATGTCTTCCTCCATCACCACTACGCATCAATGGTCGCAACGAACAAGAAGTAACAACAGCATTCAGGAAGCCGTGCACAAGGGCCTGCTACTTTGCGGTCTTCTCTCTTCTTTGTTATATGTGACCATGAATGTTTTTATACCGATGTTGTATGCAGGCTACAATGCGGCTAGCCAAACAGTAAGTGAGCTTTCGGCCATAGACGCACCTACTAGACCCCTATGGGTTTGGCTAGGCTTTGTATACACATTTCTGGTAGCTGGCTTTGGATGGGGCGTATGGCAGTCGGCACCCAGAAAACGGCCCCTTGGCAAAGCGGGCATTTTGATCATAGCGCACGGTATTGTCGGACTGGCATGGCCGCTAGCGCCTATGCACCAGCGTCAGGTACTGGCGGCGGGTGGAGGCAGTTTTACTGATACCCTGCATATTGTTTTCTCTATGGTAACGGTACTGATCATGTTGTTTACCATAGCATTTGCTGCAGCATCGTTAGGAAATCGCTTTCGCCTCTATTCTATAGTCACTGTACTGTTGCTTTTAATAACTGGTATTTTAACAGGATTAGATGCCCCACGTATGGAGGCTGGCCAACCTACTCCATTAATGGGTGTATGGGAGCGCATTAGCATTGGTGCTTATATGCTATGGGTAATGGTACTGGCTGTTATTCTACTGTGGGCAGAACGTAAGTTCAGGCGCAAGTAG
- a CDS encoding PAS domain S-box protein, whose protein sequence is MAHETPIVNTLPGLDISTLCTWLPSSSVLLQPNAPQYTIVAASAAFGDLMDIPHHLLPGKSYWDLPSFQTSSETVTSIRTSLETIQTHKEHRQVLYGRLPMQQGQEKTVIITHQPVLSTNGTLLYILQTVEDKSTSPQELHAANDSELQLQQLIESVPAILWMTAADGQCTYLNKPWCAITGQTLEEALGYGWLGATHPDDKEAAGNLFIEANKQHTAFTVRYRLRQQDGSYRWVIDKGKPRFDSAGNYLGMIGTVLDIHDQKLAEDRSQNLISIIEASQEFVGLANLDATISFINPAGLRMLGWEGVAGKTVLDAIHPTIKPLPRSYYPFCLQKVISRKRSG, encoded by the coding sequence ATGGCTCACGAAACACCCATTGTCAACACCTTACCGGGTTTAGACATCAGTACACTCTGTACGTGGTTGCCCAGCAGCAGTGTATTGCTTCAACCCAATGCGCCTCAATATACCATTGTAGCAGCTAGTGCTGCCTTTGGCGATCTTATGGACATCCCACATCACCTTTTACCAGGTAAAAGCTATTGGGATCTACCGTCTTTTCAAACGAGTAGTGAAACCGTAACTTCTATCCGCACCTCGCTTGAAACAATCCAGACACATAAAGAACATCGCCAAGTGTTGTATGGCCGCCTGCCTATGCAACAAGGCCAGGAAAAAACGGTGATCATTACCCACCAGCCAGTGTTAAGCACAAATGGCACGCTGCTCTATATTCTACAAACGGTAGAAGATAAAAGCACTTCACCTCAAGAACTACATGCCGCTAATGATAGTGAGCTACAGTTACAGCAACTGATTGAAAGTGTGCCGGCTATTCTCTGGATGACAGCCGCCGACGGCCAGTGTACCTACCTGAACAAACCCTGGTGCGCGATCACTGGTCAAACGTTGGAAGAGGCATTAGGCTATGGCTGGCTAGGCGCCACCCACCCCGATGATAAGGAAGCGGCCGGAAACTTATTTATAGAAGCCAATAAGCAGCATACAGCTTTTACCGTTCGTTACCGTTTACGTCAGCAGGATGGCTCTTACCGCTGGGTCATAGACAAGGGAAAACCCCGCTTTGACAGTGCTGGCAACTATTTAGGCATGATCGGTACCGTATTGGATATTCACGATCAAAAGCTGGCCGAAGACAGAAGTCAGAACCTGATTTCTATTATAGAAGCCAGCCAGGAGTTTGTGGGACTGGCCAACCTGGATGCTACCATTAGTTTCATTAACCCTGCGGGCCTACGCATGCTGGGCTGGGAAGGTGTGGCAGGTAAAACGGTTCTGGATGCCATTCACCCGACGATAAAGCCATTGCCCAGAAGCTATTACCCCTTTTGTTTACAAAAGGTCATTTCTCGCAAGAGATCCGGTTGA
- a CDS encoding Gfo/Idh/MocA family protein, translated as MTDNTIRWGIIGCGDVTEVKSGPAFNKVPHSKLVAVMRRNAEKAADYARRHGVERWYSDAEQLINDPEVNAIYVATPPLQHEEYTIAALRAGKPVYVEKPMAIHADAAARMAQAALDTGVKLTVAHYRRAQPLFLKVKSLLEEGAIGVPRLVNLYCLQPHRDNKIASTEDPWRYHPAISGGGLFYDLAPHQLDLMLYFLGTPEKVSGLSVNASKLYGADDTTIGQALFPNNVLFNGTWSFTVPEKRDHCEIIGTGGSLQFSIFDHRLLVLKQGDREQQFAFDPLPHVQQPMIQKVVDYFLNRGDNPCSADEGVTVMQMIDAMAGGEW; from the coding sequence ATGACTGACAATACCATCCGCTGGGGCATTATTGGTTGCGGCGATGTAACCGAAGTGAAAAGTGGCCCTGCTTTTAATAAAGTCCCCCACTCTAAACTGGTGGCTGTGATGCGACGTAATGCAGAAAAGGCAGCCGATTATGCCCGCCGTCATGGAGTAGAACGTTGGTACAGCGATGCGGAGCAGTTGATCAACGATCCGGAAGTAAACGCCATCTATGTGGCCACGCCTCCCTTGCAACATGAAGAATACACCATAGCTGCATTGCGGGCCGGTAAGCCTGTGTATGTGGAGAAGCCAATGGCTATTCATGCCGATGCAGCTGCTCGCATGGCGCAGGCTGCCCTTGATACAGGTGTGAAACTAACGGTGGCGCACTACCGAAGGGCGCAGCCGCTTTTTCTAAAAGTAAAATCCTTGTTAGAGGAAGGTGCAATTGGTGTACCCCGACTAGTCAACCTGTATTGTTTGCAGCCTCATAGAGACAACAAGATTGCTAGCACGGAAGACCCCTGGCGTTACCATCCCGCCATTTCCGGTGGTGGTCTTTTTTACGACCTGGCGCCACACCAGCTCGATCTGATGTTGTACTTTTTAGGTACGCCGGAAAAAGTATCGGGGCTTTCGGTGAATGCTTCTAAACTATACGGTGCTGATGATACCACTATCGGGCAGGCATTATTTCCCAATAATGTACTATTCAATGGCACCTGGTCTTTTACCGTTCCTGAAAAACGCGACCACTGTGAGATCATTGGTACTGGTGGCAGCTTGCAGTTTTCCATATTTGATCACCGGTTGCTGGTGCTGAAACAAGGTGATCGTGAGCAGCAGTTTGCATTTGATCCCCTGCCGCATGTACAACAACCCATGATACAGAAAGTGGTGGACTATTTCCTGAACCGCGGCGATAATCCCTGTTCCGCAGATGAGGGCGTAACGGTAATGCAAATGATCGATGCTATGGCGGGAGGAGAATGGTGA
- a CDS encoding sensor histidine kinase yields the protein MFTKGHFSQEIRLIHAPTGEPVWIQWNAIAIRDKRSGEVTSLATISANITERKKTEAALRQSEERIRSFVESAPFPIGVYIGKEMRIELANQSIIDVWGKGNDVIGKRYADILPELSNQHIYEQLDLVYTTGQPFHAKYQQVDIVIDGELRPFFFNYSFTPLFDGAGKVYGVMNTAAEVTDLVMARKKVEESEAQFRHLVMQAPVAMAVFKGDDLVAEIANDYYLPLVDRTREEFLGRPLLEALPEARARLEPLVKQLLHTGEPVILSEYQIILNRHGRMETCYFNGIWEPLRDVNGKANGFMVVAHEVTVQVIARQQIEEIVAQRTHELAQANEALLRSNQELERSNANLEEFAHAASHDMKEPIRKVLTFSDRLKASLNTRMTDTERHLFERMENSTHRMGLLVDDLLEFSHVSERPLEMEEADLNECVHRVFTDLELAIEEKKATIRVENLPVIKGYKRQLQQLFQNLIGNALKYSKTTIAPEITITARLVKGQDAPIPLLPDLDDQLFHWITVSDNGIGFEQQYAERIFGMFQRLHGKTEYAGTGVGLSIARKVVENHQGFIWAEGQEGEGARFHILLPA from the coding sequence TTGTTTACAAAAGGTCATTTCTCGCAAGAGATCCGGTTGATTCACGCTCCTACCGGCGAGCCGGTATGGATACAATGGAACGCCATTGCTATTCGGGATAAGCGATCGGGTGAGGTTACCAGCCTTGCTACTATCAGTGCCAATATTACAGAACGAAAGAAAACAGAAGCGGCCTTACGCCAAAGCGAGGAACGCATACGCAGCTTCGTTGAAAGTGCACCCTTCCCTATAGGTGTGTATATAGGCAAAGAGATGCGTATTGAACTGGCCAACCAATCCATCATTGACGTATGGGGTAAAGGAAATGATGTTATTGGCAAGCGCTATGCGGATATACTTCCGGAATTGAGCAATCAGCATATTTACGAACAGCTGGACCTTGTGTATACTACAGGCCAGCCGTTTCATGCCAAGTACCAGCAGGTTGATATTGTCATTGATGGAGAACTGCGTCCCTTTTTCTTCAACTATAGCTTTACCCCACTGTTTGATGGTGCCGGAAAAGTATATGGTGTAATGAACACGGCTGCTGAAGTCACCGATCTGGTAATGGCGCGCAAAAAAGTGGAAGAAAGTGAAGCGCAGTTTCGTCACCTGGTAATGCAGGCGCCAGTTGCCATGGCAGTATTCAAAGGCGATGACCTGGTGGCTGAAATTGCTAACGACTACTACCTGCCCCTGGTAGACAGAACGCGAGAGGAATTTTTAGGGCGTCCCTTGTTAGAAGCCTTACCTGAAGCCAGAGCCAGACTGGAACCCCTGGTTAAGCAACTGCTGCACACCGGCGAACCTGTTATCCTGTCAGAGTACCAGATTATCCTTAACCGCCATGGCCGAATGGAAACCTGTTATTTCAACGGTATCTGGGAGCCGCTACGAGATGTAAATGGGAAGGCGAATGGTTTTATGGTGGTAGCCCACGAAGTAACAGTCCAGGTTATAGCCCGTCAGCAAATAGAAGAGATAGTAGCACAACGCACACACGAACTGGCCCAGGCCAATGAAGCCTTGCTACGCTCAAACCAAGAGCTGGAGCGCTCTAATGCCAACCTGGAGGAGTTTGCACACGCTGCCTCGCACGATATGAAAGAACCCATACGCAAGGTGCTTACGTTTTCAGACCGGTTAAAAGCCAGCTTGAATACGCGTATGACCGATACCGAGAGACACCTGTTTGAACGTATGGAGAATTCCACGCACCGCATGGGCTTGCTGGTGGATGACCTGCTGGAGTTTTCGCACGTGAGCGAACGCCCCCTTGAAATGGAAGAAGCTGATCTTAATGAATGTGTGCACCGTGTATTTACCGACCTGGAGCTGGCCATTGAAGAAAAGAAAGCCACCATTCGTGTAGAAAACCTGCCAGTAATAAAAGGCTACAAACGCCAACTGCAGCAACTGTTTCAAAACCTGATTGGCAATGCCCTGAAATACAGTAAAACAACCATTGCCCCAGAAATTACGATCACAGCCCGCTTGGTAAAGGGGCAGGATGCGCCCATTCCTTTATTGCCCGATCTGGATGACCAACTCTTTCACTGGATCACGGTAAGTGATAATGGAATTGGCTTTGAACAACAATATGCCGAGCGCATCTTTGGCATGTTCCAACGCCTGCATGGCAAGACCGAGTATGCCGGCACCGGTGTAGGTTTATCCATTGCCCGCAAAGTAGTAGAGAACCACCAGGGTTTTATATGGGCGGAAGGGCAAGAAGGAGAAGGTGCTCGCTTTCATATTTTATTACCTGCGTAG
- a CDS encoding GIY-YIG nuclease family protein, producing MHQYYVYIVTNPERTVFYTGVTNDLEQRIIEHYLNKGRRKTFAGKYYCYNLIFYEAFQYINNAIAREKEIKGWNRKKKLTLIEAVNPSLTFFNAQLFDGWPPKEITTR from the coding sequence ATGCACCAGTACTATGTCTATATCGTTACTAATCCGGAGAGAACCGTTTTTTATACAGGTGTTACCAATGATCTGGAGCAGCGTATTATAGAACATTACTTAAACAAAGGGAGAAGAAAAACCTTTGCTGGTAAATATTACTGCTATAACTTGATCTTCTATGAAGCGTTTCAGTATATCAATAACGCTATTGCAAGGGAGAAAGAAATCAAAGGATGGAACAGAAAGAAAAAGCTGACATTGATAGAAGCCGTCAATCCTTCTTTGACATTCTTCAATGCGCAGTTGTTTGACGGCTGGCCACCAAAGGAAATTACAACCCGGTAG
- a CDS encoding ester cyclase, with translation MLTLTQQQLSLKNACVQFMFAYQQRNVERMLSFCEPEGLVHFQPLGESGTGKIGELGKAIWSGLMDAFPDIDNTLDAAVAEPGNAVRCQVVIRGTQEKDFADIPNKGKHFDSDHIFIFHFNEQNKIDSISISWDHADFKRQLS, from the coding sequence ATGCTCACCTTAACACAACAACAACTGAGTCTGAAAAATGCCTGCGTGCAATTCATGTTTGCCTACCAGCAGCGAAACGTAGAACGGATGCTTAGCTTTTGCGAACCGGAAGGCTTGGTACATTTCCAGCCATTAGGCGAAAGTGGAACAGGTAAGATCGGGGAATTGGGCAAAGCGATCTGGAGCGGATTGATGGACGCCTTTCCGGATATTGACAATACCCTTGATGCTGCCGTAGCCGAACCCGGCAACGCTGTACGCTGCCAGGTAGTGATCCGCGGCACACAGGAAAAAGACTTTGCAGATATTCCCAACAAGGGTAAGCACTTTGACAGCGACCACATCTTTATCTTTCACTTCAATGAGCAGAATAAAATTGATAGCATTTCCATCTCCTGGGACCACGCTGATTTTAAGCGTCAATTAAGCTGA